One stretch of Bradyrhizobium canariense DNA includes these proteins:
- a CDS encoding PilZ domain-containing protein — MEEKRVAPRHRVLKAGTIEFGGGAIDCTVRNVSHVGAALEVTSPVGIPEKFTLVIPSDGLHCGCRVIYRRERRIGVKFD; from the coding sequence ATGGAAGAGAAGCGGGTTGCCCCTCGGCATCGCGTGCTGAAGGCTGGAACCATTGAGTTCGGAGGCGGCGCAATCGACTGTACCGTCCGCAACGTCTCGCACGTCGGCGCGGCGCTTGAGGTCACAAGCCCGGTCGGTATTCCGGAGAAATTCACCTTGGTAATACCGAGCGACGGCCTGCACTGCGGCTGCCGCGTTATCTATCGCAGGGAACGGCGGATAGGGGTGAAGTTCGATTGA
- a CDS encoding ubiquinol-cytochrome C chaperone family protein translates to MLWPFNHLRKPRIAPRGTIEAIYGMIVTQSREPLFYRDLGVPDTVNGRFDLLVLHLWMVLRRLKAIEGGAGLSQALFDRFCNDMDDNLREMGVGDLTVPKRMQAFGEAFYGRAAAYDRALTAGEEALAQALCKNILNGEGIEKARELALYANAATATLTGLDSAALQSASWKFPLPIHAGVQQ, encoded by the coding sequence ATGCTTTGGCCGTTCAATCACTTGAGAAAACCCCGGATCGCCCCGCGCGGCACCATTGAGGCCATCTATGGCATGATCGTGACGCAATCGCGAGAACCGTTGTTTTACCGGGATTTGGGCGTGCCGGATACGGTTAACGGCCGTTTTGATCTGCTGGTGCTGCATCTGTGGATGGTGTTGCGCCGGCTGAAGGCGATCGAAGGCGGAGCAGGGCTTTCACAGGCGCTGTTTGACCGTTTCTGTAACGATATGGACGACAATTTGCGCGAGATGGGGGTCGGCGATCTCACCGTTCCCAAGCGAATGCAGGCCTTCGGCGAAGCCTTTTACGGACGCGCGGCGGCCTATGACCGTGCCCTGACCGCAGGCGAGGAGGCGCTGGCGCAGGCGTTGTGCAAGAATATATTGAACGGGGAGGGTATCGAAAAAGCACGCGAGCTCGCCCTCTATGCCAATGCGGCTACCGCTACCCTGACAGGACTTGATAGTGCGGCGTTGCAGAGCGCGTCGTGGAAGTTTCCCTTGCCGATTCACGCAGGCGTGCAGCAATGA
- a CDS encoding MerR family transcriptional regulator has protein sequence MDKAPDAFRTISEVADDLDIPQHVLRFWETRFTQIKPMKRSGGRRYYRPDDVDLLRGIRRLLYGEGYTIRGVQRILKEHGIKSVQALADASTPASFGAIEAAVGRSIAGEDEDASHGIDADDDDYEGSEERTVVRRAGRAEALEDDDDDDGPIAGVADSVHPSGLERLEAALQELIACRRLLDQALKEG, from the coding sequence TTGGACAAGGCGCCGGATGCGTTCCGAACCATCAGCGAGGTCGCGGACGATCTCGACATCCCGCAGCACGTCCTGCGTTTTTGGGAAACGCGGTTCACCCAAATCAAGCCGATGAAGCGAAGCGGCGGCCGGCGTTATTACCGCCCGGACGACGTCGACCTGCTCAGGGGTATCCGCCGTCTGCTCTATGGCGAGGGCTACACCATTCGCGGGGTGCAGCGCATTCTCAAGGAGCACGGCATCAAGTCGGTGCAGGCGCTGGCGGATGCATCAACGCCAGCCTCGTTCGGCGCGATCGAAGCCGCTGTCGGACGCAGTATTGCGGGGGAGGATGAGGACGCCTCTCACGGCATCGATGCCGATGACGACGATTATGAGGGCTCCGAAGAGCGCACGGTAGTTCGGCGGGCCGGACGGGCTGAGGCCCTGGAGGACGATGATGATGACGACGGCCCGATTGCCGGCGTGGCTGACTCGGTGCATCCGTCGGGCCTCGAGCGGCTGGAAGCCGCGTTGCAGGAACTGATCGCGTGCCGGCGGTTGCTGGATCAGGCGCTGAAGGAGGGCTAG
- a CDS encoding serine acetyltransferase, with protein sequence MTSQTDIHDRSAGRTFVKVLKGALTALSTARLMPLIALMLLSSDRNTIYADLDRWAHVYHFERPRNLTDRILMFAHLMTWLPEYRNVFYLRAGLPGRLLSIFCRPLSSLHLGNTSIGPGLFIMHGDGTFVSATKIGENCWINQQVTIGYTNETDIPSIGNNVRILAGAKVLGRVSIGDNVTIGANTVVIEDVPSNATVMGVPAKVVWIKKPSPRDGELDCRVECDSRELR encoded by the coding sequence ATGACTTCTCAAACCGATATTCACGATCGGAGCGCGGGAAGGACCTTTGTCAAAGTTCTAAAGGGCGCTCTTACAGCTTTAAGTACTGCTCGGTTGATGCCGTTGATCGCATTGATGCTCCTTAGTTCGGACCGAAACACAATATATGCCGACTTGGACAGATGGGCGCATGTTTATCATTTTGAGCGGCCGCGAAATTTAACAGACCGGATATTGATGTTTGCTCATTTGATGACTTGGCTGCCAGAATATCGCAATGTTTTTTATCTTCGAGCCGGGCTACCGGGCAGGTTACTTTCAATCTTTTGCCGTCCACTGTCGTCGTTACACCTCGGTAACACGAGCATTGGACCTGGGCTCTTCATAATGCATGGCGACGGCACATTTGTTTCGGCGACCAAAATTGGCGAGAATTGTTGGATAAACCAGCAGGTTACCATCGGCTATACCAACGAAACCGACATCCCGAGCATCGGTAACAATGTCAGGATACTCGCTGGCGCGAAGGTCCTCGGCAGGGTGAGCATCGGAGATAATGTGACAATCGGCGCGAATACAGTTGTGATCGAGGACGTTCCTTCTAATGCGACTGTGATGGGCGTACCCGCGAAGGTCGTTTGGATTAAGAAGCCTTCACCGCGCGATGGTGAATTAGATTGTAGAGTGGAATGCGACAGCCGAGAGCTACGGTAG
- the plsX gene encoding phosphate acyltransferase PlsX — protein sequence MPQKVRIALDAMGGDVGASVIIPGAAVSLSRHPDTEFLLFGDSALIEAQLAKHPALKAASRVIHTDVAISMQEKPSQALRRGRRTSSMWLAIDAVKKGKADVAVSAGNTGALMAMARFNLHMLPGIDRPAIAAVWPTMRGDSVVLDLGATIGGDAHHLMALAVMGGAMASVLFNLERPTVGLLNIGVEEVKGGEEIREAAELLRAMNLPQLEYVGFVEGDGIGKGAADVIVTEGFSGNIALKAAEGTARQINEFLREALSRTWRTKIGYLFAKNAFKALRDKLDPRKSNGGVLLGLRGVVVKSHGGTDAEGFAYAVDVGYEMAHYDLLTKINQMLNRNGSALVQTAPEDVS from the coding sequence ATGCCTCAAAAGGTTCGAATCGCGCTTGACGCCATGGGTGGCGATGTCGGCGCATCGGTCATCATTCCCGGCGCCGCCGTTTCGTTGTCCCGGCATCCCGACACGGAATTTCTGTTGTTTGGCGACAGCGCATTGATCGAAGCGCAACTTGCAAAGCACCCGGCCTTGAAGGCGGCGTCGCGCGTTATCCACACCGATGTGGCCATCAGCATGCAGGAAAAGCCCAGCCAGGCGCTGCGCCGCGGCCGCAGGACCTCGTCGATGTGGCTTGCCATCGACGCCGTCAAGAAGGGCAAGGCCGACGTCGCGGTGTCCGCGGGCAACACCGGCGCGCTGATGGCGATGGCGCGCTTCAATCTGCACATGTTGCCAGGCATCGACCGCCCGGCGATTGCGGCGGTGTGGCCGACGATGCGCGGCGATTCCGTCGTGCTCGACCTCGGCGCCACGATTGGCGGCGATGCCCACCATCTGATGGCGCTGGCGGTGATGGGCGGAGCGATGGCGAGCGTGTTGTTCAATCTCGAGCGGCCCACGGTCGGCCTGCTCAATATCGGAGTTGAAGAGGTGAAGGGCGGGGAGGAGATCCGTGAGGCCGCGGAACTGCTGCGCGCGATGAACCTTCCCCAGCTCGAATATGTCGGGTTCGTCGAAGGCGATGGCATCGGCAAAGGGGCCGCCGACGTCATCGTCACCGAGGGGTTCAGCGGCAATATCGCCTTGAAGGCGGCTGAAGGAACCGCACGGCAGATCAACGAATTTCTCAGGGAGGCGCTGTCGCGTACCTGGCGCACCAAGATCGGCTATCTGTTTGCCAAAAACGCCTTTAAGGCGCTACGTGACAAGCTCGACCCAAGGAAGTCCAATGGCGGCGTGCTGCTCGGATTACGAGGGGTCGTCGTCAAGAGCCACGGTGGAACCGACGCTGAAGGCTTTGCCTATGCGGTCGATGTTGGCTATGAAATGGCCCACTACGATCTCCTCACCAAGATCAATCAGATGCTCAATCGTAACGGCAGCGCGCTCGTGCAGACCGCGCCGGAGGATGTTTCGTGA
- a CDS encoding integration host factor subunit alpha, which produces MTGTGKTVTRVDLCEAVYQKVGLSRTESSAFVELVLKEITDCLEKGETVKLSSFGSFMVRKKGQRIGRNPKTGTEVPISPRRVMVFKPSAILKQRINGNSNGNGDANAD; this is translated from the coding sequence ATGACCGGAACCGGGAAAACAGTGACACGCGTCGATCTGTGCGAGGCCGTCTACCAGAAGGTAGGCTTGTCGCGTACGGAGTCGTCGGCCTTTGTCGAACTTGTTTTGAAAGAGATCACCGACTGCCTGGAAAAGGGCGAGACGGTGAAGCTGTCGTCGTTCGGTTCGTTCATGGTGCGCAAAAAAGGTCAGCGTATCGGTCGTAATCCGAAGACGGGTACCGAGGTTCCAATTTCGCCGCGGCGTGTGATGGTGTTCAAGCCGTCGGCGATCCTGAAACAGCGGATCAACGGCAACAGTAATGGCAATGGTGACGCCAACGCTGATTAA
- a CDS encoding YceD family protein, translated as MTDRADPWRLPIAVAQIPDTGLHRDLEADQAARVAMAEAAGLREILSASASFDVTPERGGRFRVAGHVRARIGQTCVVTLDPIENEIDEPIDLTFAPPEQIPQLADLIDDAAESEDEIPDPPEPIENGMIDLGRLATDVLFLAIDPYPRKMDAVFEPVVVAADPEDHPFAALKALQVDVKPPGGKKPGKH; from the coding sequence ATGACAGACAGAGCGGATCCCTGGCGCCTCCCGATCGCGGTCGCGCAGATACCGGACACCGGATTGCATCGCGACCTGGAAGCGGATCAGGCCGCGCGCGTTGCCATGGCAGAAGCCGCGGGTTTGCGCGAAATTCTGTCGGCCAGCGCTTCGTTTGATGTGACGCCCGAGCGCGGCGGCCGTTTCCGCGTCGCGGGGCATGTCCGGGCGCGGATCGGACAAACCTGCGTGGTGACGCTCGATCCGATCGAAAACGAAATCGACGAGCCGATCGATCTGACCTTCGCGCCGCCCGAGCAAATTCCTCAACTCGCCGACCTCATCGATGATGCGGCGGAAAGCGAGGACGAAATTCCCGATCCGCCGGAGCCCATCGAAAACGGTATGATTGATCTTGGCCGGTTGGCGACGGACGTATTGTTCCTGGCGATCGATCCCTATCCGCGCAAAATGGATGCGGTGTTCGAGCCGGTGGTCGTTGCCGCCGATCCCGAAGACCATCCGTTCGCCGCGCTCAAGGCACTGCAGGTCGATGTAAAGCCGCCTGGTGGAAAAAAGCCGGGCAAGCATTGA
- a CDS encoding multicopper oxidase domain-containing protein translates to MNNGSGDEHPVHMHRHSFEITKVGAKPTFGVIKDTIGLPRYSVAEIDFVADDPGATFFHCHHQDHVDGGLRRAHHLSAKLADVGFQEENLIRIWRARDPE, encoded by the coding sequence ATGAACAACGGCAGTGGAGACGAGCATCCGGTGCACATGCATCGGCACTCGTTCGAGATCACGAAAGTCGGTGCCAAGCCGACATTCGGCGTCATCAAAGACACAATTGGCCTGCCCCGATATTCCGTCGCGGAGATCGACTTCGTGGCGGATGATCCCGGCGCGACGTTCTTTCACTGTCACCACCAGGATCACGTCGATGGGGGGCTTCGCAGGGCTCATCACCTATCGGCGAAGTTAGCTGACGTCGGCTTTCAGGAGGAAAATCTGATCAGGATTTGGCGCGCGCGCGACCCGGAATAA
- a CDS encoding beta-ketoacyl-ACP synthase III translates to MTAIRSVVLGCGSYLPQKVLTNAELATQIDTSDEWIVQRTGIRERHIAAEGEFTSHLAINAARAALAHAGIDAQSIDLIVLATSTPDNTFPATAVAVQNGLGIHHGAAFDLQAVCSGFVFALATADNFLRTGAFKRALVIGAETFSRILDWNDRGTCVLFGDGAGAIVLEAQQQPGKPTDRGVLTTHLRSDGRHKAKLYVDGGPSSTQTVGHLRMEGREVFKHAVGMITDVIVDAFEATGATAEDVDWFIPHQANKRIIDASAHKLHIAPQKVVLTVDLHGNTSAASIPLAISVAVADGRVKKGDLVLLEAMGGGFTWGSALLRW, encoded by the coding sequence GTGACGGCAATACGCTCGGTCGTGCTCGGCTGCGGTTCCTATCTGCCGCAGAAAGTGCTGACCAACGCCGAACTGGCGACGCAGATTGATACGTCTGATGAGTGGATCGTACAGCGCACCGGCATTCGGGAGCGTCATATTGCCGCTGAAGGTGAGTTCACGTCACACTTGGCGATCAACGCCGCGCGGGCGGCATTGGCCCATGCCGGGATTGACGCGCAGTCGATTGACCTGATCGTTCTCGCCACCTCGACACCGGATAATACGTTTCCGGCGACCGCGGTTGCGGTGCAGAATGGGCTCGGCATCCATCATGGCGCGGCGTTCGATCTGCAGGCGGTGTGCTCGGGATTCGTGTTTGCGCTCGCCACGGCGGACAATTTCCTGCGTACGGGTGCGTTCAAACGGGCGCTGGTGATCGGCGCCGAAACATTCTCGCGCATTCTCGACTGGAACGATCGGGGCACCTGCGTGCTGTTCGGCGACGGCGCAGGCGCCATTGTGCTTGAAGCGCAGCAGCAGCCCGGCAAGCCCACCGATCGCGGCGTGTTGACGACGCATCTGCGCTCGGATGGCCGGCATAAAGCCAAGTTATATGTCGATGGCGGCCCGTCCTCGACGCAGACGGTGGGCCACCTCAGGATGGAAGGCCGCGAGGTGTTCAAGCACGCCGTCGGCATGATCACCGATGTGATCGTCGATGCGTTCGAGGCCACCGGCGCGACCGCCGAGGACGTCGACTGGTTCATCCCTCACCAGGCCAACAAGCGAATCATTGATGCTTCAGCGCACAAGTTGCATATTGCGCCGCAGAAAGTCGTGCTGACCGTCGACCTGCACGGCAATACATCGGCGGCATCGATTCCGCTGGCGATCTCGGTTGCGGTCGCCGATGGACGCGTCAAGAAGGGCGATCTGGTGCTGCTGGAAGCCATGGGCGGCGGCTTCACCTGGGGCTCGGCGCTGTTGCGCTGGTAA